The nucleotide sequence TTTTCGTTGCGCAAGTGTCTCTCATGCAACCCTGTTATTGTGCTTCTTCACTTCTCATTTGAACTACAACACTTTTTCCCAATTTGACATTTATGCGTGGTGCTGTCAAAAATTTTGCAAGCAACCAACGCCGGCAAACGTTTAGGCAGTGaacgttttcaattttgtgttaaaaatttaaatatagtgcataaaaatcatcttcaaAATGTCTTTTAAAGGCAATACGAAGGTGCAGAAGGTGATGGTGCAGCCCATCAATCTGATCTTTCGTTATCTACAAAATCGATCGCGGGTGCAAGTTTGGCTGTATGAAAATGTTTCTTTGCGCATCGAGGGACACATTGTTGGCTTCGATGAATACATGAATTTGGTGTTGGACGATGCCGAAGAAGTGTGGGTGAAAACACGTACACGCAAAAATTTAGGACGCATCATGCTCAAAGGCGACAACATAACATTGATACAGAATGTGAGCCCGTCCAAGGACTAAGTGGATGATGTTGAAGAGGAAAACATAAAAGTGAGGTTATGTGCTACTGCTACTGAAATGGCGCGATTTCCAGGCGCAGACGACTTGAGGAACGACAACATTTTAAACAAGCattgaattaatgaaaaaccACAAATTCATTACTATAATAACTTTAACTCTATatgaattgtttatttttttatcatgccCGAATCATAACTCAGGTGGCTGCGT is from Anastrepha ludens isolate Willacy chromosome 4, idAnaLude1.1, whole genome shotgun sequence and encodes:
- the LOC128860140 gene encoding probable small nuclear ribonucleoprotein E produces the protein MSFKGNTKVQKVMVQPINLIFRYLQNRSRVQVWLYENVSLRIEGHIVGFDEYMNLVLDDAEEVWVKTRTRKNLGRIMLKGDNITLIQNVSPSKD